The Gemella massiliensis genome contains a region encoding:
- a CDS encoding YitT family protein, protein MLSNVIYETNKHKSLKNIFLLILGTFLFSIYAGILIPANNIGAGGALGLSLVLNKLIGIKIGTAQFLFNLPLFYIGYKYISRRFILLTGLVISVSSFLINNLPHFITPVYLGDSLVAAIFSGIISGLAMCCLLVGGASTGGTDITGKFLSRKTKVNLPTVFLIQDITIYLIVWIFFDIKYVMYALVMSFVRNQTMKGVQKLFSAYIQCTIICDCPEKMVEIINYQLHRGSTVLDVEGGYSHMKKRMIIVVIQQNEMYQLKKLVARNCPNAFITVTAVNTIMGNFKEHSYRL, encoded by the coding sequence ATGTTGTCGAATGTAATTTATGAAACAAATAAACATAAGAGTTTGAAAAATATTTTTCTTTTAATACTGGGAACATTTTTATTTTCAATTTATGCAGGGATACTTATACCGGCAAATAACATTGGTGCCGGAGGTGCATTGGGACTTAGTTTAGTTCTGAATAAATTAATAGGAATAAAAATAGGGACGGCACAATTTTTATTTAATTTACCGTTATTTTATATAGGGTATAAATATATTAGTAGAAGATTTATCTTACTCACAGGATTAGTAATTAGCGTTTCATCATTTTTAATAAATAATTTACCTCATTTTATCACACCGGTTTACTTGGGAGATTCTTTGGTAGCGGCAATATTTAGTGGAATTATCTCAGGGCTTGCAATGTGCTGTTTATTAGTCGGTGGTGCTTCAACCGGAGGGACGGATATAACAGGTAAGTTTTTATCAAGAAAAACAAAAGTCAACTTACCGACAGTCTTTCTAATACAAGATATTACAATTTATTTAATAGTTTGGATTTTCTTTGATATTAAATATGTAATGTATGCTTTGGTGATGAGCTTTGTAAGAAATCAAACGATGAAAGGTGTTCAAAAGTTATTTTCAGCTTATATTCAATGTACAATTATTTGTGATTGTCCGGAGAAAATGGTAGAGATTATTAATTATCAATTACATCGAGGTTCAACAGTTCTTGATGTTGAAGGGGGATATAGTCATATGAAAAAACGTATGATTATAGTCGTTATACAACAAAATGAAATGTATCAACTGAAAAAATTAGTAGCACGAAATTGCCCGAATGCTTTTATTACGGTAACGGCTGTTAATACAATTATGGGGAATTTCAAAGAACATTCGTATAGGTTATAA
- a CDS encoding peptidoglycan bridge formation glycyltransferase FemA/FemB family protein has protein sequence MIFTEISNDELKNFQQENNERYLFSQSFDFANVLRTKKQNYKILAVKDNDKILAYGVFIYFRYKKYFYKVTAQHGPIMDYSNTKLVKFYFEQLKKYYTKNLRVLCVRVNPFLNEKIYDDVKFIEYNEEAISTDNILTSFDYKALNDDLFTNPTLAPRCLYSTELNSDLTTDNLIKNISTMAKRSINKALKENIIIKEIDIFDNYYSKIFDNINKNTEKRINFEVRDSTHFKILKKILKDKLHLMVSYLDCDLLISNLEKENLSITNDKSNLVEKLNSKKINRDKTLNKIAKLEESIVFNNNKISKITDLKNIYGNIIYLSCASFIESNQDFIYFSGGMIKELSKFNGTYAIMYEMIKYAIERNFKYFNFYGTSKDFDSEDATDYSVLQFKRNFNGNIEYFMDNYEIRNAIGKIWKI, from the coding sequence ATGATATTTACCGAAATTAGTAATGATGAATTAAAAAATTTTCAACAAGAAAATAACGAACGTTATTTATTTTCACAATCCTTTGACTTTGCTAATGTATTAAGAACTAAAAAACAAAATTATAAAATATTAGCTGTTAAAGATAATGATAAGATACTTGCTTATGGAGTATTTATCTATTTTCGATATAAAAAATATTTTTATAAAGTTACAGCACAGCATGGACCAATTATGGATTATTCTAATACAAAATTGGTTAAATTTTATTTTGAACAACTAAAAAAATATTATACAAAAAATCTAAGAGTTTTATGTGTTAGGGTAAATCCATTTTTAAACGAAAAAATTTATGACGATGTTAAATTTATTGAGTATAATGAGGAAGCTATTTCTACAGATAATATTCTAACATCTTTTGATTACAAAGCACTTAACGATGATTTATTTACAAATCCGACATTAGCACCTCGTTGCCTTTACTCAACTGAATTAAATTCAGACTTAACTACAGATAACCTTATAAAAAATATCTCTACAATGGCTAAGCGTTCAATTAACAAAGCTCTTAAAGAAAATATTATTATTAAAGAAATTGATATTTTTGATAACTATTATTCAAAAATATTTGATAATATAAATAAAAATACTGAAAAAAGAATAAATTTCGAAGTAAGAGATAGTACTCACTTCAAAATCTTAAAAAAAATTTTAAAAGACAAACTTCATTTAATGGTTTCTTATTTAGATTGTGATTTACTTATCTCTAACCTAGAGAAAGAGAATTTATCTATTACTAATGATAAAAGCAATTTAGTAGAAAAGTTAAATAGCAAAAAAATAAATAGAGATAAAACTTTAAACAAAATAGCAAAGTTAGAAGAATCTATTGTCTTTAATAATAATAAAATATCAAAAATAACAGACCTTAAAAACATTTATGGAAATATAATTTATCTATCCTGTGCAAGTTTTATTGAATCAAATCAAGATTTTATATACTTTTCCGGTGGTATGATAAAAGAATTATCTAAATTTAACGGTACATATGCTATTATGTATGAAATGATTAAATATGCTATCGAAAGAAATTTTAAGTATTTTAACTTCTATGGTACTTCTAAAGATTTTGACTCTGAAGATGCAACCGATTATAGCGTACTTCAATTCAAACGTAATTTTAACGGTAATATTGAATATTTTATGGATAATTATGAAATTCGTAATGCTATTGGAAAAATTTGGAAAATATAA
- a CDS encoding ATP-binding cassette domain-containing protein codes for MTVLSIKNLTYSYPNNDILKNINIHVNSGEIVSILGGSGVGKTTLFNLIAGIIELSQGEIAIENNTNFKGKVSYMLQKDLLLEHKTVIGNIILPLLIKKIKKKEAEKEAIENLKLFNLYEYKDKYPSELSGGMRQRVALLRTYMFKQKLFLLDEPFSALDAITKISLHSWFLDISRTLNLTTLLITHDIDEAIELSNRIYIIKNKPGEIVSELTINLDKTKDKDEQKLQYKKEILNILGL; via the coding sequence ATGACCGTATTATCAATAAAAAACTTAACTTATAGTTATCCAAATAATGATATATTAAAAAATATTAATATCCATGTTAATAGTGGAGAGATAGTTTCTATCCTTGGAGGAAGCGGTGTAGGTAAAACAACTTTGTTTAATCTTATCGCCGGCATAATAGAACTTAGTCAAGGTGAAATAGCAATAGAAAATAACACTAACTTTAAAGGTAAAGTCAGTTATATGCTACAAAAAGATTTATTACTTGAACATAAAACTGTTATCGGCAATATTATTCTGCCTTTACTAATAAAAAAAATTAAGAAAAAAGAGGCTGAAAAAGAAGCTATTGAAAATTTGAAACTTTTTAATCTTTATGAATATAAAGACAAATATCCCAGTGAACTCAGCGGCGGCATGCGTCAACGTGTTGCACTTCTCAGAACTTATATGTTCAAACAGAAGTTATTTTTACTGGATGAGCCGTTTAGTGCTTTAGATGCAATTACCAAGATATCTCTTCACAGTTGGTTTTTAGATATTAGTCGTACTTTGAACCTGACCACACTACTTATCACCCATGACATAGATGAGGCTATTGAGCTTAGTAACAGAATATATATCATTAAAAATAAACCGGGAGAAATAGTTTCTGAATTAACTATTAATCTTGACAAGACTAAAGATAAAGACGAACAAAAACTGCAATACAAAAAAGAAATCTTAAATATTCTCGGCTTATAA
- a CDS encoding ABC transporter substrate-binding protein produces MKKIIISLFAIVLAVTLTACGTNKQNTEQKKDLKKVDFVLDWAINTNHTGLFVAKEKGYFAEAGIDLDIKPAPEDSTSDLIINNKAPFGIYYQDTMANKLSKGAGITAVAAIIEHNTSGVISLKKSDIKEPKDLVGKKYGTWNDPVELAMIKSLVEKQGGDFSKVKLTPNTDTNSVTPMENGAFDAAWIYYAWDGKLAESMNLDINYFYLKDFAKELDYYSPVIIANNDYLKENKEEAKKVIQAIKKGYIYAMEHPEEAADILIKNAPELKEKRDFIINSQKYLSERYATDKNKWGEFDAERWNAFYRWVNKNNIVEKPLADNTGFTNDFVK; encoded by the coding sequence ATGAAAAAAATAATAATTAGTTTATTTGCCATTGTTCTTGCTGTAACGCTTACAGCTTGCGGTACTAATAAACAAAATACAGAACAAAAAAAAGATTTAAAAAAAGTGGATTTCGTTTTAGATTGGGCGATAAATACAAATCACACCGGACTTTTTGTTGCAAAAGAAAAAGGCTATTTTGCTGAAGCAGGTATTGATCTTGATATTAAACCGGCACCGGAGGATAGTACTTCTGATTTAATTATTAATAATAAAGCACCATTTGGGATTTATTACCAAGACACTATGGCTAATAAACTTTCTAAAGGGGCAGGTATCACCGCTGTTGCGGCAATAATAGAACATAATACTTCCGGTGTTATTTCATTGAAAAAAAGTGACATTAAAGAACCTAAAGATTTAGTAGGGAAAAAATATGGAACATGGAATGATCCTGTGGAACTTGCCATGATTAAATCATTAGTTGAAAAACAAGGTGGAGATTTTAGCAAGGTAAAACTTACCCCTAATACAGATACTAATTCTGTCACTCCAATGGAAAATGGAGCGTTTGATGCTGCATGGATTTATTATGCGTGGGATGGTAAGCTGGCTGAATCTATGAATTTAGATATTAACTACTTCTACTTAAAAGATTTTGCTAAAGAACTGGACTACTATTCTCCGGTAATTATCGCTAATAACGATTATTTAAAAGAGAACAAAGAAGAAGCAAAAAAAGTTATTCAAGCAATTAAGAAAGGATATATCTATGCAATGGAACATCCTGAAGAAGCTGCTGATATTTTAATCAAAAATGCACCGGAATTAAAAGAAAAACGTGACTTTATCATTAATTCACAAAAATATTTATCAGAACGTTATGCAACCGATAAAAATAAATGGGGCGAATTTGATGCTGAACGTTGGAATGCGTTTTACCGTTGGGTAAACAAAAATAACATCGTTGAAAAACCTCTAGCAGATAACACAGGATTTACCAATGACTTTGTAAAATAA
- a CDS encoding AAA family ATPase — MKHKLLKIKKLAVVFGTFAPMHTGHVDFITKAKRENDGVLIIVSGTNTEEDRGTRDGLHLNRRFRYVREVFHDDELVVDKLDEEGMLAYPNGWEPWLKTLHKLIKDNTDYQFEKMTFYIGEEDYQKPLLSYFKKVFANEYRVDRDQINDFDEIREKEVAITIIDRTLVPVSGTEIRKNPLVYWRYITKPFRRHFTKKVLVVGSASGGKTTLIKDLGRVFNAPISLEYARHYQEVYNVRDDELDTNDYIRLFANQNEQTSNVIDSGSHSGIVFVDTNATVTMAYVDYYLKGVISEEEYQALKLSYKVAISKEKWDLIVLIPPKSAYVNDGFRDMTMASQDIRDGFTNHLIELLEQDGFKDKLLILDSDIDTFFIDNYKKTVKAIKDRLNIEI, encoded by the coding sequence ATGAAGCATAAATTATTAAAAATAAAAAAATTAGCAGTAGTATTTGGAACTTTTGCCCCAATGCACACAGGACATGTAGATTTTATAACAAAGGCGAAACGGGAAAATGATGGTGTTTTGATTATTGTTTCGGGAACAAATACTGAAGAAGATCGCGGAACACGTGACGGTCTTCATCTTAATCGCCGTTTTCGTTATGTTCGAGAAGTTTTTCATGATGATGAACTTGTAGTAGATAAACTCGATGAAGAAGGTATGTTAGCTTATCCAAACGGCTGGGAACCTTGGCTTAAAACTCTTCATAAACTTATTAAAGATAATACGGATTATCAATTTGAAAAAATGACATTTTATATTGGAGAAGAAGATTACCAAAAACCTTTGCTTAGTTATTTTAAGAAAGTATTTGCTAATGAATATCGTGTTGATAGGGATCAAATTAATGATTTTGACGAAATTAGAGAAAAAGAAGTAGCAATTACAATTATTGATCGTACTTTAGTTCCGGTATCCGGAACTGAAATTCGAAAAAATCCCCTCGTATATTGGCGTTATATTACTAAGCCTTTTCGACGCCATTTTACAAAAAAAGTGCTGGTTGTAGGTTCTGCATCAGGTGGGAAAACAACACTTATAAAAGATCTTGGGCGTGTTTTTAATGCTCCAATCTCTCTTGAATATGCACGACATTATCAGGAAGTTTATAATGTTCGTGATGATGAATTGGATACCAATGATTATATTCGTCTTTTTGCTAATCAGAATGAACAGACTTCAAACGTTATTGATAGTGGTAGCCACTCAGGTATTGTATTTGTAGATACTAATGCTACCGTGACTATGGCTTATGTAGATTACTATCTTAAAGGTGTTATCTCGGAAGAAGAATATCAAGCACTTAAATTATCATATAAGGTAGCTATCTCAAAAGAAAAATGGGATCTTATTGTTCTTATTCCACCAAAATCAGCTTATGTTAATGACGGTTTTCGTGATATGACTATGGCAAGTCAAGATATTCGTGACGGTTTTACAAACCATCTTATTGAATTACTTGAGCAGGATGGGTTTAAAGATAAACTTTTAATTCTTGATAGCGATATAGATACTTTCTTTATAGATAACTACAAGAAAACCGTTAAAGCCATAAAAGATCGTCTTAATATTGAAATTTAA
- a CDS encoding YitT family protein, which produces MKQEKKVVNKKRIAKELFFIMLGCAVYSFALLHFNVPNHLAEGGGAGIALFLWYAFGFPVSYGTLLINIPLLVLGYKMLDKKTMIYTIYGIIMLTLWINIFENYHVVIDIGGDRLLASVFGGIIAGVGLGTVFVFGGTTGGVDIIAKIIQLHFGVSVGRVIQIIDGVILLLNFMALKSYPAILYTLIYVYISTKLIDVFVEGGVPGKGVMIMSKKIDEITEKINTDMKRGLTFLKGQGSYSRQDMNIGYCVVARTEIGRLKSLVYEIDPNAFLTITEVHDVIGEGFSFDQPKKIKLKKSKK; this is translated from the coding sequence ATGAAACAAGAAAAAAAGGTAGTTAATAAAAAAAGAATTGCAAAAGAATTATTTTTTATTATGCTCGGTTGTGCAGTGTATTCTTTTGCACTTTTACATTTTAATGTACCGAATCATCTTGCAGAAGGCGGTGGAGCTGGAATAGCATTATTTTTATGGTATGCCTTTGGATTTCCGGTATCATATGGGACTTTGCTGATAAATATTCCGTTATTAGTATTGGGGTATAAAATGTTGGATAAAAAAACAATGATTTATACGATTTATGGTATTATTATGTTGACACTTTGGATAAATATTTTCGAAAATTATCATGTTGTAATAGATATTGGCGGAGATAGATTGTTAGCTTCTGTTTTCGGTGGAATTATAGCAGGGGTTGGGTTAGGCACTGTTTTTGTTTTTGGTGGTACTACCGGTGGTGTTGATATTATAGCAAAAATTATTCAGTTACATTTTGGTGTTTCTGTGGGTAGAGTTATCCAAATAATAGATGGAGTAATTTTGCTTCTAAACTTTATGGCATTAAAAAGTTATCCTGCAATTCTATATACTTTAATTTATGTTTACATTAGCACTAAGTTAATTGATGTTTTTGTTGAAGGTGGAGTTCCGGGTAAAGGTGTTATGATAATGTCTAAGAAAATAGACGAAATAACAGAAAAAATTAATACAGATATGAAACGTGGTTTAACATTTTTAAAAGGGCAAGGCAGTTACTCACGTCAAGATATGAATATCGGTTATTGTGTTGTAGCAAGAACGGAAATAGGTAGATTAAAGTCATTGGTATATGAAATAGATCCAAACGCATTTCTAACTATTACTGAAGTTCACGATGTAATAGGGGAAGGATTTAGTTTTGATCAACCTAAGAAAATAAAATTAAAGAAAAGTAAGAAATAA
- a CDS encoding chloride channel protein, whose protein sequence is MFAHLTGVSVGREGVAVQLGGTIGKNFADEKFSADQCNYLIRLGMICGFSALFQTPLAALFFILEITGRKIKITREFLYELISYVVFSFTATKVSNLLGLEKFFVFVDFSFKNITLEMYLKIVIASICFILVGMLFVIVQKFLKK, encoded by the coding sequence ATTTTTGCTCATTTAACAGGGGTAAGTGTAGGAAGAGAAGGTGTTGCGGTTCAACTAGGTGGAACAATTGGGAAAAATTTTGCAGATGAAAAATTTAGTGCCGATCAATGTAATTATTTAATTAGATTGGGTATGATTTGTGGATTTTCCGCATTATTTCAAACACCGTTGGCAGCATTATTTTTTATCTTAGAGATAACTGGAAGAAAAATAAAAATCACAAGAGAGTTTTTATATGAATTAATATCTTACGTAGTATTTTCTTTTACGGCTACAAAGGTGTCAAATTTATTAGGTTTAGAAAAGTTTTTTGTTTTTGTTGATTTTAGTTTTAAAAATATAACCTTGGAAATGTATTTAAAAATTGTAATAGCAAGTATATGTTTTATTTTAGTTGGAATGTTGTTTGTGATTGTTCAGAAATTTCTAAAAAAATAA
- a CDS encoding alpha/beta fold hydrolase, translating into MKEYQLRNRNYKIRYNDFPGEQTPIIFIHGMGCAGSFDYVEIAANKKFLGYRKILIDLLGAGYSDKPLDFVYNVKNHAQYLSEFLEDLNLDKVILFGHSLGGAISIELCSLCQEKVEKLILTEPNLDPAKKGRSSWAVAQYTEEDYKKRLKGLIELCESGRNTMWAATLRNWLPEAAYQISKDAVSDREVSWRKLFYSFPIPKYFIFGEKTLPNDDLEELPKNGIVVKTVSNAGHSMAWDNPIGLVEVISSCLE; encoded by the coding sequence ATGAAAGAATATCAATTAAGAAATAGAAATTATAAAATTAGGTATAATGATTTTCCGGGGGAACAAACACCTATAATATTTATTCATGGTATGGGTTGTGCCGGGTCATTTGATTATGTTGAGATAGCAGCAAATAAAAAATTTTTAGGGTATAGAAAGATTTTAATTGATTTATTGGGAGCCGGATATAGTGATAAACCACTGGATTTTGTATATAATGTGAAAAATCACGCACAATATTTAAGTGAATTTTTGGAAGATTTGAATTTAGACAAGGTTATACTTTTTGGGCATAGCTTGGGAGGAGCTATTTCAATAGAATTGTGTTCTTTGTGCCAAGAAAAAGTAGAAAAACTTATTTTAACAGAACCTAATTTAGATCCTGCAAAAAAAGGGCGTAGTAGTTGGGCAGTAGCACAATATACAGAAGAAGATTACAAAAAAAGACTAAAAGGATTGATAGAGCTATGTGAAAGTGGTAGAAATACTATGTGGGCTGCGACCTTGCGTAACTGGTTACCGGAAGCAGCATATCAAATTTCAAAAGATGCAGTTAGTGATAGGGAAGTGTCTTGGCGAAAACTGTTTTATAGCTTTCCAATACCGAAATATTTTATTTTTGGAGAAAAAACATTGCCGAATGACGATTTAGAGGAGTTGCCGAAGAATGGGATTGTTGTTAAGACAGTTTCTAATGCAGGGCATTCTATGGCATGGGATAATCCGATTGGTTTAGTTGAAGTAATTAGCAGTTGCTTGGAGTAA
- a CDS encoding ABC transporter permease, protein MKKLVNLINKYTSAITMIFLLIIWQGAGYLNLLPKYIIPTPTEIIHAFIKNYKTLIFHSKITLIEAIIGLFLGIVIAWLLALIMDSIPAFNKAIYPLLVLTQTIPTIAIAPILVLWLGYGLTPKIVLIILTTTFPIIVSILDGFRNCDKDMITLLKLMNAGKLQILWHVKIPNSLSYFYAGLRVSVSYAFIAAVVAEWLGGFEGLGVYMIKAKKLFEYDTMFAIIILVSIISLLSIQLVKLSEKKIIKWKYIGDNYEKNNN, encoded by the coding sequence ATGAAAAAATTAGTAAATTTAATTAATAAATATACCAGCGCTATTACTATGATTTTTCTGCTTATTATTTGGCAAGGAGCAGGATATTTGAATCTACTCCCAAAATATATAATTCCTACTCCAACGGAAATAATACATGCTTTTATAAAAAACTATAAAACATTAATTTTTCATAGTAAAATCACTTTAATAGAGGCTATTATCGGGTTATTTTTAGGAATTGTAATAGCTTGGCTCTTAGCTTTAATAATGGATAGCATCCCTGCCTTTAATAAAGCCATTTATCCGCTTTTAGTTTTAACACAAACTATCCCGACTATAGCTATAGCACCTATACTTGTTTTATGGTTAGGCTACGGTCTTACACCTAAAATAGTATTAATAATACTTACCACAACTTTTCCGATTATTGTCAGTATTCTCGATGGTTTTAGAAACTGCGATAAGGACATGATTACTCTACTCAAACTTATGAATGCCGGCAAACTACAAATACTCTGGCATGTCAAAATCCCGAATAGCCTTTCATATTTTTATGCAGGGCTTCGTGTAAGTGTATCATATGCTTTTATCGCTGCGGTGGTTGCTGAATGGCTTGGCGGTTTTGAAGGACTTGGTGTTTATATGATTAAAGCTAAAAAATTATTTGAATATGATACTATGTTTGCGATTATTATTCTAGTATCAATAATTAGTTTGCTAAGTATTCAATTAGTAAAACTAAGTGAAAAGAAAATTATTAAATGGAAATATATAGGAGACAATTATGAAAAAAATAATAATTAG
- a CDS encoding DUF1858 domain-containing protein, giving the protein MDNIIDVSIPVAEVVDKHPEVLDILVDLGFKPLANPIMRNTIGRKTSLKMGSKLAGIELEKIISTLKANGYEVVGLD; this is encoded by the coding sequence ATGGATAATATTATTGATGTAAGTATTCCGGTAGCGGAGGTTGTAGATAAACATCCGGAGGTGTTGGATATTTTAGTAGACTTAGGTTTTAAACCGTTAGCCAATCCTATTATGAGAAATACTATAGGTAGAAAAACATCGTTAAAAATGGGTTCTAAGTTGGCAGGGATAGAGTTGGAAAAAATAATTTCTACATTAAAAGCAAATGGATACGAAGTGGTAGGACTGGATTAA
- the pssA gene encoding CDP-diacylglycerol--serine O-phosphatidyltransferase, with the protein MNKNFIPNYLTLGNIFCGFTSILTTIHGYYIWSSVFIFLAMLADRYDGIVARKLGVFSDLGKELDSLCDVVSFGVAPAVLVFEKFVTTDKPSISLMVIVAVICGIFACCGAYRLARFNVTTMKKGFYQGVPITTCGTILAIVSLFGLPSIIMLILTLLGSYLMVSNIKIKKI; encoded by the coding sequence ATGAATAAAAATTTCATACCGAACTATCTTACCCTTGGAAATATATTTTGTGGTTTTACTTCTATACTAACCACTATTCACGGGTATTATATATGGTCTAGTGTCTTTATTTTTTTAGCAATGCTTGCTGATAGATACGATGGTATCGTTGCAAGAAAATTAGGTGTTTTTTCTGATCTTGGAAAAGAATTAGATTCTTTATGCGATGTTGTGAGTTTTGGTGTTGCTCCGGCAGTTCTTGTTTTTGAAAAATTTGTAACAACTGATAAACCTTCTATTTCCTTAATGGTTATTGTCGCTGTTATTTGTGGGATTTTTGCATGCTGCGGTGCTTATCGCCTAGCAAGATTCAACGTTACTACGATGAAAAAAGGATTTTATCAAGGTGTCCCTATTACAACGTGCGGAACTATTTTGGCTATTGTATCATTGTTCGGATTACCTAGTATTATAATGCTGATACTTACCCTTTTAGGTTCTTATTTAATGGTAAGTAATATAAAAATTAAAAAAATATAA
- a CDS encoding chloride channel protein, with protein MKLLLTVICTAVGFSGGEVTPLFAIGASFGVVLSGALGLPIYILAGIGYSLVFSSATKSFLTPILLVLEVFGIKLMLLASLSALIIYFINRKYSIYE; from the coding sequence TTGAAATTGTTGTTAACAGTAATATGCACAGCAGTTGGTTTTAGCGGTGGAGAGGTAACGCCATTATTTGCGATAGGTGCAAGTTTTGGTGTTGTATTATCCGGAGCATTAGGACTACCAATTTATATTTTAGCCGGTATAGGTTACTCATTAGTTTTTTCATCTGCTACAAAATCATTTTTAACACCGATTTTATTAGTATTAGAAGTGTTTGGAATTAAGCTAATGCTTTTAGCATCGCTTTCTGCGTTAATTATTTATTTTATTAATCGAAAATACAGTATTTATGAATAA
- a CDS encoding thiamine-binding protein: MQNCSIALQILPLEKDDIGRLKTIDKVINFILSKHSTAVVTPFETVIEGDFNDLMATLKECLLIAGENCNNIFANVKINYGSILTIDEKISKFN, translated from the coding sequence TTGCAAAATTGCAGTATCGCTTTACAAATTCTTCCATTAGAAAAAGATGATATTGGAAGATTAAAAACTATTGATAAAGTTATAAACTTTATTTTATCAAAACATTCCACCGCCGTCGTTACGCCGTTTGAAACGGTAATTGAAGGTGATTTTAATGACTTAATGGCGACTTTAAAAGAATGTTTACTTATCGCTGGGGAAAATTGCAATAATATTTTTGCCAATGTAAAAATTAATTACGGGAGTATTTTAACAATTGATGAAAAAATTAGTAAATTTAATTAA